In Chryseobacterium gleum, a single genomic region encodes these proteins:
- the ytxJ gene encoding bacillithiol system redox-active protein YtxJ, with translation MSFFDKIFGGKSENPEQKTFWKKIESEEDLARAIEDSFQKKIAIFKHSTSCFISKTVLKNFEKEVENSEQPVNVYYLDLLAHRPVSNKIATDFEIRHESPQLIVIENGKAVNNASHQDISLSQIVS, from the coding sequence ATGAGTTTTTTTGATAAAATATTCGGTGGAAAAAGTGAAAACCCTGAACAAAAAACATTCTGGAAAAAGATAGAATCTGAAGAGGATCTTGCCAGAGCGATAGAAGATTCTTTTCAGAAGAAGATAGCCATATTCAAACATTCTACAAGTTGCTTTATCAGCAAGACTGTATTGAAAAACTTTGAAAAAGAGGTTGAGAATTCAGAACAGCCGGTTAATGTATATTACCTGGATCTTTTGGCTCACAGACCTGTTTCCAACAAAATAGCAACAGACTTTGAGATCAGACATGAAAGTCCGCAGCTGATTGTAATTGAGAACGGAAAAGCTGTAAACAATGCTTCACACCAGGATATTTCCTTAAGCCAGATTGTGTCATGA
- a CDS encoding Crp/Fnr family transcriptional regulator, giving the protein MKNINNYLAKVLNVPLQNVNTCSLHYEVKKIPKNQFLLQYGEICRHIFFVEKGLLKMYSIDKNGKEHIIQFAPESWLISDRSSLYFNEKSIYYIEAVEDSEVLFLHPDFFNKLVEQFPNSIERSDFLLQKHIRSLQNRINSLLGETAEERYMKFIKMYPDLLLRVPQWMIASYLGITPESLSRVRKELARKNFVPDK; this is encoded by the coding sequence ATGAAGAATATAAATAATTATTTAGCCAAAGTTTTAAATGTTCCGCTTCAGAACGTAAATACCTGCAGTCTGCATTACGAAGTAAAGAAAATCCCTAAAAACCAGTTTCTTCTTCAGTATGGCGAAATATGCCGTCATATATTCTTTGTGGAAAAAGGCCTGCTGAAAATGTATTCTATTGATAAGAACGGAAAAGAACATATTATACAGTTTGCTCCGGAAAGCTGGCTGATATCGGACCGAAGCAGCCTTTATTTCAATGAAAAATCCATTTACTATATAGAAGCTGTTGAAGATTCAGAAGTTCTGTTTTTACATCCTGATTTTTTCAATAAGCTTGTAGAGCAATTTCCGAACAGTATTGAGAGGAGTGACTTCCTTCTCCAGAAACACATCAGAAGTCTTCAGAACAGGATCAATTCCCTGCTGGGAGAAACTGCAGAAGAACGGTACATGAAATTCATTAAAATGTATCCGGATTTACTGCTGAGAGTTCCGCAATGGATGATTGCTTCTTATCTGGGGATCACTCCTGAGAGCCTGAGCCGTGTAAGAAAAGAACTGGCGAGAAAAAATTTCGTTCCGGATAAATAA
- a CDS encoding PLP-dependent aminotransferase family protein, with product MSKEFLYTEIADGIARQIRNGVLKAGDKLPSVRMLCQEHQVSMNTAKRVFLELESQSLVEPKPQSGYFVSQLLSAKLPLPEVSRPSLIANNDEPDELISKVYENMGKNGITFFSIGIPSGDLLPQAKLKKEIVNATRELKDGGTEYEELQGNLKLRRMIAIRSLQWGGNLNENDLITTNGGMNALSFCLMALGKPGDTIAIESPCYPGILQLANGLGLKVLELPTHPTTGIEIEALKKVIPQINICLLIPNFNSPLGSCMPDENKKEIVKILSENNIPLIEDDVYGDLYFGSSRPKCCKSFDKDGNVLYCSSISKTLAPGYRVGWIAPGKYKDKIMKLKLLHSTSSISIVNEAVANFLKSGKYEKHLQQLRRTLQINYQNYVQTIAESFPEGTKTSRPQGGLSIWIEFDKKIKTTELYDLAIKQNISIAPGRMFTLQEQFENCMRLCIGLPWSENTQTKLKQIGQLARKIYLK from the coding sequence ATGAGTAAAGAATTTTTATATACAGAAATTGCAGACGGCATTGCAAGGCAGATCAGAAATGGGGTCTTAAAAGCCGGAGATAAGCTTCCTTCGGTAAGAATGCTGTGCCAGGAACATCAGGTAAGTATGAATACAGCCAAGCGTGTTTTTCTGGAACTGGAATCACAATCTTTAGTAGAACCCAAGCCGCAATCCGGTTATTTTGTAAGTCAGCTTCTCTCTGCAAAGCTTCCTTTGCCTGAAGTAAGCCGTCCGTCGCTCATTGCCAATAATGATGAACCGGATGAGCTGATCAGCAAAGTATATGAAAATATGGGGAAAAACGGCATAACTTTTTTCTCTATCGGAATTCCGTCAGGCGATCTTTTGCCCCAGGCAAAACTGAAAAAAGAAATTGTAAACGCTACCAGAGAATTAAAAGATGGCGGCACAGAATATGAAGAACTTCAGGGAAATCTGAAACTAAGAAGAATGATTGCCATACGTTCTTTACAGTGGGGAGGAAACCTGAATGAAAATGACCTGATCACTACCAACGGCGGAATGAATGCGCTTTCTTTCTGTTTAATGGCCTTAGGAAAACCCGGAGATACCATTGCTATTGAAAGCCCCTGTTATCCAGGAATTCTGCAGCTAGCCAACGGACTGGGTCTTAAGGTACTGGAACTTCCTACCCATCCCACTACCGGAATCGAAATTGAAGCTTTAAAAAAAGTAATTCCTCAAATCAATATCTGTCTCCTTATTCCCAATTTCAACTCACCTTTGGGAAGCTGTATGCCTGATGAAAATAAAAAAGAAATTGTAAAAATACTTTCTGAAAACAATATTCCACTGATAGAAGATGATGTGTATGGAGATCTTTATTTCGGGTCCAGCCGTCCGAAATGCTGTAAATCTTTTGATAAAGACGGAAATGTATTGTACTGTAGTTCTATTTCAAAAACTTTAGCTCCGGGTTATCGTGTGGGCTGGATTGCTCCGGGAAAATATAAAGACAAGATTATGAAGCTTAAACTCCTTCATTCCACTTCATCTATTTCTATCGTGAATGAAGCAGTAGCTAATTTCCTGAAATCCGGAAAATATGAAAAGCATCTTCAGCAGCTCCGAAGGACATTGCAGATCAATTATCAGAACTATGTTCAGACCATAGCAGAATCTTTTCCGGAAGGTACCAAAACGAGCCGTCCGCAGGGAGGATTATCAATATGGATAGAATTTGATAAAAAGATAAAAACAACAGAATTATACGATCTGGCCATCAAGCAGAACATAAGCATCGCTCCCGGAAGAATGTTCACCTTGCAGGAGCAGTTTGAAAACTGTATGAGACTCTGCATAGGGCTTCCATGGTCGGAAAATACACAGACAAAGCTGAAACAGATTGGACAGCTTGCCCGAAAGATCTATTTGAAGTAA
- a CDS encoding DMT family transporter, translating to MMTNQLSKDENISGWINGFIGVLLFSGGLPATKLAVMEMSPIFVTIVRAAVAGVLAFIVLGIGKEKRPVKKDLVPLLLVSLGCVIGFPLLSALALQYLTSAHSIVFLGMLPLATAVFGVMRGGERPHPVFWLFSIVGSLLVIGYAVSQGISASPIGDVLMLLAVILCGMGYAEGAKLSKTLGGWQVISWALVLALPVMIPLFFIYFPDDIGNVSFQGWFGMAYISLFSMFIGFIFWYKGLAQGGIATVGQLQLLQPFFGLALAAWLLHEQVSLGMLGVTVGVILCVAGTKKFAK from the coding sequence ATGATGACCAATCAATTATCAAAAGATGAAAATATAAGTGGATGGATTAATGGCTTTATAGGAGTGCTGCTGTTCAGTGGCGGATTGCCCGCTACCAAGTTGGCAGTGATGGAAATGAGCCCGATCTTTGTAACCATAGTCCGTGCAGCGGTGGCAGGAGTATTAGCTTTTATAGTGTTAGGCATAGGGAAGGAAAAACGTCCTGTTAAAAAAGATTTAGTCCCTCTGCTTCTGGTTTCCCTGGGCTGTGTGATAGGTTTTCCGCTTCTTTCAGCATTAGCTCTTCAATATCTTACCTCGGCGCATTCTATTGTATTTCTGGGAATGCTTCCATTGGCAACTGCTGTATTCGGGGTGATGCGTGGAGGGGAAAGGCCTCATCCTGTATTCTGGCTTTTTTCAATTGTAGGAAGTCTTTTAGTGATCGGATATGCCGTTTCGCAAGGAATATCTGCTTCGCCTATTGGTGATGTCCTGATGCTGCTTGCTGTTATTTTATGCGGTATGGGCTACGCAGAAGGTGCAAAACTTTCAAAAACATTAGGTGGCTGGCAGGTAATTTCATGGGCTTTGGTGTTGGCGTTACCTGTTATGATTCCTTTATTTTTTATTTATTTTCCTGATGATATCGGCAATGTCAGTTTCCAGGGATGGTTCGGGATGGCTTATATCTCCCTTTTCAGCATGTTTATTGGATTTATATTCTGGTACAAAGGCCTGGCGCAGGGCGGTATTGCTACTGTAGGACAGTTACAGCTGCTTCAGCCTTTCTTTGGTCTTGCATTGGCTGCCTGGCTTCTTCACGAACAGGTAAGTCTGGGAATGCTGGGTGTGACAGTGGGAGTAATTTTATGCGTTGCAGGAACTAAAAAATTTGCGAAATAA
- a CDS encoding Crp/Fnr family transcriptional regulator — MVIDENILISAGAETRHYSPSETIFFEGDIPNYYYQIIKGEIKLNNYNEEGKEFIQNILSDGESCGESILFIDKPYPMNAEAITECTVLRLHKSVFLNLLNQNPELCMEVSSFLSERLYYKFIMMQNLSSQNPSIRLRGLMDYLKSFQKDARPYSFLIPLTRQQMASLTGLCVETAIRTIKHMEKDKILRIENRKILY, encoded by the coding sequence ATGGTTATCGACGAAAATATTTTGATTTCAGCGGGAGCAGAAACGAGACACTATAGCCCTTCAGAAACTATATTCTTTGAAGGGGACATCCCCAACTATTATTACCAGATTATTAAGGGGGAAATAAAACTTAATAATTATAATGAAGAAGGGAAAGAATTTATTCAAAACATTTTATCCGATGGAGAAAGCTGTGGTGAATCGATACTTTTCATAGATAAGCCTTATCCGATGAATGCAGAGGCTATTACAGAATGTACTGTTTTAAGGCTTCATAAATCCGTTTTTTTAAATCTGCTGAACCAGAATCCGGAGTTATGCATGGAAGTAAGCAGTTTTCTTTCTGAGCGCCTTTATTATAAATTTATCATGATGCAGAATCTCTCATCTCAAAATCCGTCTATTCGGCTTAGAGGCCTGATGGATTATCTGAAGAGCTTTCAGAAAGATGCACGTCCATATTCATTCCTGATTCCATTAACGAGGCAGCAGATGGCTAGTCTTACTGGTCTTTGTGTAGAAACCGCAATAAGGACCATCAAACATATGGAGAAGGATAAAATCCTGAGAATTGAAAATCGCAAAATTCTATATTAG
- a CDS encoding KGG domain-containing protein encodes MNTRNSRNRSSRGQSHSPENLEEVYQLGYDHGYNDASRDEDYDDDFSEYEDYFDEDEDYDDDYDEDDYDEYDNDYDEDDEDYDDEEDDDDDDQRGRSGGRRGGSRGGNGNQQRDSQGRFTSGRGGSRGRNSGGGSRGRSNSGSGSRSGGRGRSSSGSGTSRRGFASMSKAERTRIARMGGQASHGGGRSSNSGSGRGGSSRSGNNGSSSGRGGSNSGSGTSRRGFASMSKAERTRIARMGGQASHGGGRSSGRSGFGGRRNS; translated from the coding sequence ATGAACACTAGAAATTCAAGAAACCGCAGTTCAAGAGGACAGTCACATTCACCGGAAAACTTAGAAGAAGTTTATCAGTTAGGCTATGATCATGGTTATAATGATGCCTCAAGAGATGAAGATTACGATGATGACTTTTCAGAATACGAAGATTATTTTGATGAAGATGAGGATTATGACGATGATTACGATGAAGATGATTATGATGAATACGACAATGATTATGATGAGGATGATGAAGACTACGATGACGAAGAAGATGATGACGATGATGATCAGAGAGGACGCAGCGGCGGAAGAAGAGGAGGTTCCAGAGGAGGAAACGGAAACCAGCAAAGAGACAGCCAGGGAAGATTTACTTCAGGTAGAGGCGGATCTCGTGGAAGAAACTCCGGTGGTGGTTCCCGTGGACGTTCAAATTCTGGTTCCGGCTCCAGATCAGGAGGCAGGGGCAGGTCATCATCAGGAAGTGGTACTTCAAGAAGAGGTTTCGCATCTATGAGTAAAGCTGAGCGTACCAGAATCGCCAGAATGGGTGGTCAGGCTTCACATGGTGGAGGCAGATCTTCTAACTCTGGTTCAGGAAGAGGAGGCTCATCAAGATCAGGAAATAATGGCAGCAGCTCAGGAAGAGGCGGATCAAATTCAGGTTCGGGAACATCAAGAAGAGGTTTCGCATCTATGAGCAAAGCTGAACGTACAAGAATAGCCAGAATGGGAGGCCAGGCTTCCCACGGAGGCGGAAGATCTTCAGGTCGTTCCGGATTCGGAGGCAGACGTAATTCATAA
- a CDS encoding ferritin-like domain-containing protein, with the protein MPNKILENNSAVSATKKGTADKPTVKEDEMKSSPLHQFFVSALKDIYFAENAILDALEKMQEAATTEELKDAFEDHHLQTQKHVKRLEKVFQLIDEKPEKKECKAIKGIIEEGEEVIKATEDGSATRDVALIIAAQKVEHYEIATYGGLAQLAITMGHDKAADLLERTLQEEEDTDSLLTDIAETSINFDAEQED; encoded by the coding sequence ATGCCAAATAAAATATTAGAAAACAATAGTGCTGTTTCTGCTACTAAAAAAGGAACTGCAGATAAGCCAACTGTGAAAGAAGATGAAATGAAAAGTTCACCGCTTCACCAATTCTTTGTGAGTGCACTTAAAGATATTTATTTTGCTGAAAATGCGATCCTGGATGCCCTGGAGAAAATGCAGGAAGCAGCTACTACTGAAGAGCTGAAAGATGCCTTTGAGGATCATCATCTTCAGACCCAAAAACACGTGAAACGTCTGGAAAAAGTATTCCAGCTTATTGACGAGAAGCCTGAAAAAAAAGAATGTAAGGCCATCAAAGGAATTATAGAAGAAGGTGAAGAAGTCATCAAAGCCACAGAAGATGGCTCTGCAACAAGAGATGTCGCCCTTATTATTGCTGCACAGAAAGTAGAACATTATGAAATTGCCACCTACGGCGGACTTGCACAGCTTGCCATTACCATGGGGCACGATAAGGCAGCAGACCTTCTGGAAAGAACACTTCAGGAAGAAGAAGATACTGATTCCCTGCTTACCGATATTGCAGAAACATCCATCAATTTTGATGCAGAACAGGAAGATTAA
- a CDS encoding catalase: protein MNMKTNEHNKKAEQLDLHSTSNENEKLTTNQGLKINNNQDSLKAGERGPSLLEDFILREKITHFDHERIPERVVHARGSGAHGIFKLTKSLAEYTKAKFLTELGKETPVFVRFSTVAGSKGSTDLARDVRGFAVKFYTEEGNYDLVANNMPVFFIQDAIKFPDLVHAVKPEPDNEIPQAASAHDTFWDFISLMPESMHMIMWLMSDRAIPRSLRMMEGFGVHSFKFINEAGKVHFVKFHFKPRLGVHSVAWNEAQMISGVDPDFHKRDLWEAIENGDYPEWDFGVQLIPEEDEHKFDFDLLDPTKIVPEEEVPVEIVGTLTLNKNPDNFFAETEQVAFHPGHIIPGIDFTNDPLLQGRLFSYTDTQLSRLGSPNFHEIPINRSLNTVHNNQRDGHMRQQIVKGKSSYEPNSIGGGCPFQAMMSEGGFTSQQERVSGVKIRERSKSFVDHYSQAKLFYNSQSTPEKMHLQNALIFELSKVTRPEIRERLVGQLAYIDMSLAWSVAEKLGVEVKKLEWSNQSLPADSNIIELQSEEREPDTKVSGALSMAHTVKNTIKSRKIGFILANGADGGAVNDLKTKLEAEGARVELIAPSVAPVRLNDGSELIPKHSLTSIASVCFDALAICPGEEAVKELMTSENKHQVLHFINEAYKHCKAIYFGKDTEVLYQNSNVATKQHEDPGIITWEDGNPADKFIQAIAQHRVWDLETERNA, encoded by the coding sequence ATGAATATGAAAACCAACGAACACAACAAAAAAGCAGAACAGCTTGACCTGCACAGCACTTCCAATGAAAATGAAAAACTGACCACCAACCAGGGTTTAAAGATCAATAACAATCAGGATTCTCTCAAAGCAGGAGAACGTGGTCCTTCATTACTGGAAGATTTTATCCTCAGGGAAAAAATTACCCATTTCGATCATGAAAGAATTCCCGAAAGAGTAGTTCATGCGAGGGGTTCCGGAGCCCACGGTATTTTTAAGCTTACCAAAAGCCTTGCAGAATATACCAAAGCAAAATTTTTAACAGAATTAGGAAAAGAAACACCTGTTTTTGTGAGATTTTCAACAGTTGCGGGAAGCAAAGGAAGTACGGATCTTGCAAGAGATGTACGTGGTTTCGCTGTAAAATTTTATACTGAAGAAGGGAATTATGACCTTGTGGCCAACAATATGCCAGTGTTTTTTATCCAGGATGCTATCAAATTTCCTGATCTCGTGCACGCTGTAAAGCCTGAACCGGATAATGAAATTCCACAGGCAGCATCGGCCCACGATACATTTTGGGATTTTATATCACTGATGCCCGAAAGCATGCATATGATTATGTGGCTGATGAGTGACAGAGCCATCCCGAGAAGCCTGAGAATGATGGAAGGTTTCGGGGTACATTCCTTTAAATTCATCAATGAAGCAGGAAAAGTACATTTTGTAAAATTCCATTTTAAACCCAGATTAGGGGTACACTCTGTAGCCTGGAACGAAGCCCAGATGATTTCCGGGGTAGATCCGGACTTTCATAAGAGAGACCTTTGGGAAGCCATAGAAAACGGCGATTATCCTGAATGGGACTTCGGCGTACAGCTGATTCCTGAAGAAGATGAACACAAATTTGATTTTGATCTTCTCGATCCTACCAAAATAGTTCCCGAAGAAGAAGTTCCCGTAGAAATTGTAGGAACTTTAACATTAAACAAAAATCCTGATAATTTCTTTGCTGAAACGGAGCAGGTAGCCTTTCACCCCGGACATATTATCCCGGGAATTGATTTTACCAATGATCCGTTGCTGCAGGGAAGATTATTTTCATATACCGATACTCAGCTGTCAAGGCTGGGCTCTCCCAATTTCCATGAAATACCGATTAACAGATCCCTTAATACCGTTCATAATAACCAGAGGGATGGCCATATGAGACAACAGATTGTCAAAGGAAAAAGCAGTTATGAACCGAATTCCATCGGTGGAGGATGCCCTTTTCAGGCAATGATGTCTGAAGGTGGATTTACCTCTCAGCAGGAAAGAGTTTCCGGAGTGAAAATCAGAGAAAGAAGCAAGAGTTTCGTAGATCATTATTCTCAGGCTAAATTATTCTACAACAGCCAGTCAACGCCGGAAAAAATGCACCTTCAGAATGCATTGATCTTTGAACTGTCAAAAGTAACCCGTCCGGAAATCAGAGAAAGACTGGTAGGTCAGCTGGCATATATTGATATGTCTCTTGCATGGAGCGTTGCAGAAAAATTAGGTGTAGAAGTCAAAAAGCTGGAATGGTCTAACCAAAGCTTGCCTGCAGACAGTAATATTATAGAACTTCAGAGCGAAGAGAGAGAACCTGACACAAAAGTTTCCGGTGCACTGAGCATGGCACATACCGTAAAAAATACAATCAAAAGCCGTAAAATAGGTTTTATCCTGGCTAACGGTGCCGATGGCGGAGCGGTGAATGATCTTAAAACAAAGCTTGAAGCAGAGGGTGCCAGAGTAGAACTGATAGCCCCAAGTGTTGCTCCGGTAAGATTAAATGACGGTTCTGAACTCATACCAAAGCACTCTCTTACGAGTATTGCAAGCGTATGCTTTGATGCTCTTGCCATCTGTCCGGGAGAAGAGGCTGTAAAGGAGCTTATGACTTCAGAAAATAAACATCAGGTACTGCATTTCATCAACGAAGCCTATAAACATTGTAAAGCCATTTATTTCGGAAAAGATACAGAAGTCCTGTATCAGAATTCCAACGTAGCAACAAAACAGCATGAGGACCCCGGAATCATTACATGGGAAGACGGGAATCCTGCAGATAAATTCATCCAGGCTATTGCTCAGCACAGAGTCTGGGATCTTGAAACGGAGAGAAACGCGTAA
- a CDS encoding zinc-dependent alcohol dehydrogenase, which produces MKAAVFHSPGNITCDTVEDPRILDENDIILRVTSTAICGSDLHMYSGGIPQARPMVMGHEFMGIVEEKGKNITHLKVGDRVVVPFPVACGSCFFCQHDLPTACEHSNPDYYGPEGGIFKDKGGALFGYTDLYGGYDGGQAQYVRVPYAHFGPRKVPDNLTDEQVLFLTDIFPTGYTGVMWGELKGGETVVIFGAGPVGTMAAKSAVLYNAKKIIVVDTLQYRLDRIKILTGCETILWEDAESTIEQIRDMTDGRGADLCIEAVGFEPERSFIDRAKAVLNFEKGSIKVLEACMSAVRRGGIVSVLGVYPVNYDNFRLGQIFDKGITIKAGQCNVHPIIDQLMDYVVTGKITLDDVITHRLSLNEVSRGYEIFDKKEDGCVKVVLDPWK; this is translated from the coding sequence ATGAAAGCAGCCGTTTTTCACTCACCAGGTAACATTACCTGTGACACCGTAGAAGATCCCAGAATTCTGGATGAAAATGATATTATCCTCAGAGTAACCTCCACTGCTATTTGTGGCAGTGATCTGCACATGTATTCAGGAGGAATTCCCCAGGCAAGACCCATGGTAATGGGACATGAATTTATGGGTATTGTAGAAGAAAAGGGAAAAAATATTACCCATCTCAAGGTAGGGGACAGGGTAGTAGTTCCTTTCCCGGTTGCCTGCGGAAGCTGTTTCTTCTGCCAGCATGATCTTCCTACTGCCTGTGAGCATAGTAACCCCGATTATTATGGACCGGAAGGAGGTATTTTTAAAGATAAAGGCGGAGCTTTATTCGGGTATACAGATCTGTATGGGGGATATGATGGCGGACAGGCACAATATGTAAGAGTTCCCTACGCTCATTTTGGTCCCAGAAAGGTTCCTGACAATTTAACAGATGAACAGGTTTTATTTCTCACAGATATTTTCCCCACCGGTTATACAGGCGTGATGTGGGGAGAACTTAAAGGAGGAGAAACTGTTGTCATTTTCGGAGCAGGGCCCGTAGGCACAATGGCTGCCAAAAGTGCTGTCTTGTATAATGCAAAGAAAATCATTGTTGTTGATACTCTTCAATACAGGCTCGACCGTATCAAAATACTTACAGGATGCGAAACCATTTTGTGGGAAGATGCGGAAAGCACGATAGAACAGATCAGGGATATGACGGACGGACGTGGAGCAGATCTTTGTATTGAAGCCGTAGGTTTTGAACCGGAAAGGAGCTTTATAGACCGTGCAAAAGCTGTTTTGAACTTTGAAAAAGGTTCAATCAAGGTGCTGGAAGCATGCATGAGCGCTGTCCGAAGAGGTGGTATTGTTTCCGTTCTGGGAGTGTATCCTGTCAATTATGACAATTTCAGACTCGGACAGATCTTTGACAAAGGGATTACCATTAAAGCAGGACAATGTAATGTTCATCCCATCATAGATCAACTCATGGATTATGTTGTGACCGGAAAAATCACGCTTGATGATGTTATTACCCACCGCCTTTCTCTTAATGAAGTAAGCAGAGGATATGAGATTTTTGATAAAAAAGAAGACGGTTGTGTAAAGGTCGTTCTTGACCCGTGGAAATAA
- a CDS encoding CinA family protein — MDFQKNLLEYISQSLMTTDETISVAESVTSGCLQLAFSQMPNASMFYKGGMTAYSLQEKVKLLKVNRQEAEECDCVSENIAETMALNVARLYESDWSIATTGYCTPIRNSGYKIFAYFSFSYKGEIILTKKLELHPKTQALNAQLYYTEFILGCFKSELNRLLILK; from the coding sequence ATGGATTTTCAAAAAAATCTTCTCGAATATATAAGCCAGTCACTGATGACCACAGATGAAACCATTTCGGTGGCAGAAAGTGTCACTTCAGGATGTTTACAATTGGCTTTTTCACAGATGCCGAATGCCTCCATGTTTTATAAAGGAGGCATGACAGCTTATTCTTTGCAGGAAAAAGTAAAGCTGCTGAAGGTCAACAGGCAGGAAGCCGAAGAATGCGATTGTGTTTCAGAAAATATTGCAGAAACCATGGCATTGAATGTAGCCAGACTTTATGAATCCGACTGGTCTATTGCCACCACTGGCTACTGCACACCTATCCGCAATTCCGGATATAAAATTTTCGCCTATTTTTCATTCTCTTACAAAGGTGAAATTATCCTGACTAAAAAACTGGAGCTTCATCCTAAAACACAAGCCCTGAATGCCCAGCTTTATTATACGGAATTCATTTTGGGCTGCTTTAAAAGTGAGCTGAACAGGCTTTTAATCTTAAAATAA
- a CDS encoding SDR family NAD(P)-dependent oxidoreductase, whose translation MDRKNQFALITGATSGIGYELAKLFAKNGYDLVIVARDHEELKKKSDEFKNFGVNVISISKNLFLEEEAYSLYSELKMNGISPEILVNDAGQGVYGKFQDTDIHREVDIIQLNIISVIILTKLFLKDRLPKGSGKILNLASVASKAPGPWQSVYHGTKAFVLSWSEAIREELKDSGITVTALLPGPTDTDFFNKADMNTSKILEDRDNLASPEEVAIDGYNALMNGDDKIVSGLKNKLSVAMANISSDSMAAHRMYEMQKPTTEE comes from the coding sequence ATGGATCGCAAGAATCAATTTGCACTCATTACAGGTGCTACCAGCGGTATAGGTTACGAACTGGCCAAACTGTTTGCCAAGAACGGCTATGACCTTGTTATTGTGGCCAGAGATCATGAAGAGCTGAAAAAAAAGTCTGATGAATTTAAAAATTTTGGAGTGAATGTGATCAGCATCTCCAAAAACCTTTTTCTGGAAGAAGAAGCTTATTCCCTGTATTCAGAGTTGAAAATGAATGGGATAAGTCCTGAAATTCTGGTTAATGACGCCGGACAGGGTGTCTATGGAAAATTTCAGGATACCGATATTCACAGGGAAGTAGACATTATACAGCTAAATATCATTTCTGTCATCATATTGACCAAACTGTTTTTGAAGGACCGGCTGCCCAAAGGATCAGGAAAAATTTTAAATCTGGCTTCTGTAGCCAGTAAAGCGCCTGGTCCATGGCAATCGGTATATCATGGCACCAAAGCATTTGTATTATCATGGTCTGAAGCTATCCGTGAGGAATTAAAAGACTCAGGAATTACAGTGACGGCACTTTTACCGGGACCTACAGACACAGATTTCTTCAATAAAGCGGATATGAACACAAGTAAAATACTTGAAGACAGAGATAATCTCGCTTCTCCTGAAGAAGTGGCTATTGACGGTTACAATGCTCTGATGAACGGAGATGATAAAATAGTATCAGGCTTAAAAAATAAACTTTCCGTCGCCATGGCTAACATTTCCAGCGACAGTATGGCTGCCCACAGAATGTATGAAATGCAAAAACCCACAACAGAAGAATAA
- a CDS encoding SDR family oxidoreductase, translating into MIGKLKNKSVLITGADSGIGKAVALLFAMEGADIAIIYHSSDNDAGKTKAEIETLNRKCIIFKGDINDYEFCEATVKEVISVFGKIDILINNAGIQFPAERIEDLEEKNIRQTFDSNIVGMILLTKVVFPYLKEGSCVINTTSVSAYQGHPELLDYSATKGAIVSFTRSLALQAKPKGIRINAVAPGPVATPLTEETFDEKEENPNKPPFERNATPEEIASSFLFLASKDASQITGQVLHPNGGLIVNG; encoded by the coding sequence ATGATCGGAAAATTAAAAAATAAATCTGTTTTAATTACCGGTGCCGACAGTGGAATCGGTAAGGCTGTAGCGCTCCTTTTTGCCATGGAAGGAGCAGATATTGCCATTATTTATCACTCCAGCGATAATGATGCAGGAAAAACAAAAGCAGAAATTGAAACACTGAATAGAAAATGCATCATTTTCAAAGGAGACATCAACGACTATGAATTCTGTGAAGCAACAGTAAAGGAAGTGATATCGGTATTCGGAAAAATTGATATTCTCATCAATAATGCCGGTATTCAGTTTCCTGCGGAAAGGATCGAGGATCTTGAAGAGAAAAATATAAGACAAACCTTTGATTCCAATATTGTGGGAATGATCTTACTGACGAAGGTCGTATTCCCTTATCTGAAAGAAGGAAGCTGTGTCATCAATACAACCTCGGTTTCTGCTTACCAGGGCCATCCGGAGCTTCTTGATTATTCTGCTACAAAAGGGGCTATTGTTTCTTTTACCCGCTCACTGGCATTGCAGGCAAAGCCAAAAGGAATCCGCATCAATGCCGTTGCGCCCGGCCCTGTAGCAACACCGCTTACTGAAGAAACATTTGACGAAAAAGAAGAAAACCCCAACAAACCTCCGTTCGAGAGAAATGCTACTCCGGAAGAAATTGCCTCCAGCTTTCTGTTTCTGGCCAGTAAAGATGCCTCGCAGATTACCGGACAGGTGCTCCATCCCAATGGAGGGCTAATTGTGAACGGATAA